The sequence below is a genomic window from Desulfobulbus oligotrophicus.
AGGCTGCGCCAAATCCGTTGTCAATATTAACCACAGCGAGTCCTGGTGAGCAGCTGGTCAACATCCCGAACAGAGCGCTGTAGCCACCGGCGCCAACCCCGTAGCCCACACTGGAGGGGACACCAATGACCGGCGCACCGGTTAATCCGGCAACCACAGAGGGTAATGCGCCTTCCATGCCGGCAACAACAATGATCACCCTGCCTTGCTGCAGTAATGGGGACTGGGTCAGAATCCGGTGAATACCGGCTACTCCGGCATCATAGATAGTTGCGACCGTGTGGCCGAACCACTCTAAAGTGATGCGTGCTTCTTCAGCGACACGGAGGTCTGATGTGCCGGCGGTGACAACAACCACGGTACCCGAACCACTGCCTGTGGGAATATACTGTTTGTTGCCGGTCAACAGGCGAGCTGTTGCATGGTACGTGAGTTCAGGAAGTTGAGCGCAGACGGCTTCAGCCTTTTTACTGTCTACCCGTGTTGCCAGCACCACCGATGGTGTCTTCAGCATGGCTGAGAGAATCTCTACAAGCTGTGGGATGGTTTTGGTTTCCCCGAAAACAGCTTCCGGCAGCCCTGTGCGGAGGTCTCGATGGTGATCAATGCGAACCTCTCCCAATGTCTCCACAGGCCAGTGGCGTAGGCGGTCCATGGCCTGGCTGATTTCGATGGAACCGTCTTGAATCTGTTTCAGCAGTTCTTGTAGCGACCGTTTGTTCATAGATCTGTCTGCAAAGGAAGAGCGGGAACTGTTTATGAGCGTCCGGGCAGCAAACTGTTTACGCAAAACGCTCGTTTTGTTAGATTACAACGATTTATTACCCTTTCTAGATACCTGAATATCGAGCCTGGGTCAACTAACTGGAGAAAACTGATGACCGACAACCTCTTGCCCGACTTTTTGCGTGCGTTGCTGCAGCCCGGAATCTACGACCACCCCGTTCATGAAGTTGAATTGATACAGACGCACATTTCGTGGGTTATTCTTGCCGGTGATTATGTGTATAAATTTAAAAAACCAGTAGATTTTGGTTTCCTTGATTTTTCCGATCTGGCGAAACGACATCGGTGTTGTGAACAAGAGTTGTTGCTGAATCGGCGCTTATGCCCGGACATCTATCTTGCACTCATCCGGGTGACCATTGATGCGGCCGCACACTTTTCCCTCAATGGCAAGGGGGAAGTCGTTGAGTACGGTGTTCAGATGAAGAGAATGCCTGAAGATCGTATGATGGTACATCTTATCAGAGACGGTCAGCTGACAGCAGACCATATTGAGGCCCTGGCCACTGTTCTGGCTGATTTTTACCAGCGTGCTGAGCATGGTGAAGACATTGCCGGATTTGGTACTGCTTCTGCGGTGGGGGTCAATGTTGCAGAGAATTTCGAACAAACAGCCTCTTTTATCGGGAAAGGTGCCTTGAGTCAGGAGCAATACGACAGTATTGTTCGGTATTCACATTCTTTTCTTGCGAATGAAGCCTTATTTCAACGTCGTATTGATGACGGATATATCCGTGATTGCCATGGCGATCTCTATTCAGCCAATATCTGTTTGGCGGATAAAGTCTATATCTACGATTGTATAGAGTTTAATCAACGCTTCCGCTACAGTGATATTGCAAGTGATGTCGCTTTTCTGGTTATGGATCTGGAGTTTTATGGACTGGATGAGCTGGCTCGTCTTTTTGTGGATCGATTTGTACAGAAAACAGGAGATAAAGGACTCATCGGAATGCTGAACTTCTACAAGTGTTATCGTGCCTATGTGCGTGGCAAAATAAATGTATTTACAGCAGCAGACCCTGCAGTCGATCCTGCAACCAGAAGTCTGTGCAACAGGAATGCCGCCACCTATTTTAGGCTTGCCCAGCGCTATGCAGAGGGCTGAAGGAGTGCGTGTGCAGCGAGCTGAGTATATGATCGTCGTCTTCTTTGGTATGACAGCGACCGGGAAGTCTACACTTGGCCGGGCCTTGGCAGCCTATTGCAGTGCACCGTATTTTAATACCGATATGGTGCGTAAAGAACTGACAGGGCTGCAGGCAAGCCACCGGCAGCGCGAAGAAATAGGGCAAGGGATTTATAGTTGTATTTTTAGTGAAAAAACCTATCAGGCTCTTCTTGATCGGACGAACGCGGAGTTTATTAAGGGAAAACGTCTTGTGATTTTAGATGGTTCGTACAGTAAACGTACGGATCGCGACCAGGTTCGGGAATTGGCAGCAAGATGGGGTGGGGGAAGCATGTTTATTTTTTGTACCTGTTCTGAAGAGGAGGTGCGCCACCGACTTGCTAAACGTGCTGCTGACCCATCAGCTGTTTCAGATGGAAGGTGGGAAGTTTATCTGCATCAGCAGAAAACTTTTGAAAAGCCCGACCTCCTTGACGAGTCCGACTGCCTGCAGTTGAATACAGAACAGTCAACAACGGATATGGTGCATTGGTTGACTGCTCAACTCTGTCTGAGCAGGTAGGTCGCTGGTTCGGTTGTTACAGGTTGTCCAGTTCAGGTGCATTTTCCGGGGCAAGTGGTTCTGAAACTTCAGGTGGTATTTCCGGCAGGTTTTCTGCTTCTTTTTCTTCCTTTCTCTCAGATGGCGCCTTGGTCATAAATTCCGGCATCCATCGATTCATCCCCCATTCCGGTTTGTTGCCCGCTTCCAGATGCGTGAGAAGCTCTTCTGCTTTAGGAGCGAGACTTGAATCGGGATACCGAGTCAAAAGATATTTTAACCTGTGCCTGGCCTCGTCGTACCGGGCTGTGCGTACATAAAAAACAGCGACCATGTACTCATGGTTGACGAGAAACTCCGTGGCATCTTTGATGCGTGATTTTGCCTCCTTGGCATAGGGAGACTGGGGATAGGCGTTGATCAGGCGGTTAAATGATTTGATGGCCTCTTTGGGCCCGGAAATGTCTCTGTCAATACGATCGGTCCTGTTATAATCACACATACCGGTTTGAAACAAGACATAGGGTATAGCCTCATTGGTGGGATGCCGTTCCTCGAAGGATTTGTAGAACACCTTGGCTTCAGCATACTGTTTGTCATAATAATGGGCGTCAGCAGATTTTAGTTGTGCCAACATGGCCTGAGTGCTGAACGGGTGCTCGTCAAGGATAATTTTGAACTGCTTTATGGCCTCGCTGTAGTTACCGGTATTGTAGGCATCCATACCAAGAACAATCAGTTCTTCGGGCGGCAAAGATTTTGGTTCTTCCTCCTCTCCGAAGGTGAGTTTGCTGAACATTCCACTGAACGTGGAGCATCCTGAACAGACGCTCATGGTTATGAGTAAAAACATCACTGCAAACCGTGAGATGGCCGTATGATATGTGTTTTGAGATGGAGGCATGAGCGAGAACCTTATTCACTGCAGTTGAGCGGTTGTTCCAGAGTTTGGTTACCGAGGTAGTGTTCTATTGCTAACTCAGCAACCGCACCTTCACCGGCAGCGTTTATAATCTGACGAAAATTTTTGCTGCAGATATCGCCCGCAGCGTAGACACCCGGAATAGACGTTGCCATATCAGCATCGGTTATAATAAATCCACCAGCATCTGTTCGGAGGTGTCCGGCAGGGAAGAGTTCGTTGTTGGGTGTGGTGCCGATGAAAATGAAGATCCCGGTCACCTGAAGGGTCGACTCCTCATCATTTCGGTGTTTGAGGCTGAGACTCTGGACACCGTTTTTATCTCCCTTGATTGCCGTGACCTGTGTGTTCCAGATGAAATCGATTTTCGAATTGCAGAACGCTTTTTCCTGCAGAACTTTGGTCGCCCGCAACGTATCACGTCGGTGAATGACCGTTACCCTGTCAGCGAATTTGGTTAAGTGCAGGGCATCTTGAATAGCGGTGTTTCCACCACCAACGACAGCGATTTTTTGATGACGGTAAAATGGCCCGTCACAGGTTGCACAGTACGAAACCCCACGACCGGCAAAGGTATATTCCCCTGGAATTTCGAGTTTTTTTGGTTTGGCACCTGTGCAGAGAAGAATGGTTCTTGCGGTAAGAGCTTCTCCGTTTTCAAGGACAACGGTTTTGATGTTATCGGTGAGCTCAAGGGATGTAATGGTTGCAAACCGTTTCTCAAGGCCGAAACGATCAGCATGTGCTGTCATCTTATCCATGAGATCAAACCCTGATATCCCTTCGACGAAACCGGGATAGTTGTCGACCCAGTCGGTAACAAGAACCTGACCGCCGGTTGCCCCCCTTTCAAGGAGCAAAACTTTGAGGCGACCGCGAGCCGCGTATAATCCGGCGGTTAAGCCTGCGGGCCCACCTCCAACTATGATCAGCTGATACTGAGCGTGTTGCATGTTCACCTATAACAAAAACGGCACGGTGCTTTCAATGCAGAGTCGAAAAGAACCGTGCCGGAGAAAAGGCGTCAGATAGCTTTTTTAATAAGTTCCTGTAACTGTGTCTTGCCTACAGCGCCGGTGATCTGATCGACAACTTCTCCCCCCTTGAACAGAATGAGGGTGGGAATGGCACGAATACCAAACTTGCCCGGGGTGGCGGGATTATCGTCAACATTCATCTTGGCGATGACAACCTTTCCTTCAAATTCACCGGCCAGCTCATCAATGGCCGGACCGATTGCCTTACAGGGGCCACACCATGGAGCCCAGAAATCAACCAGACAGGGGAGTGCATTGCCGATGACGGTGCTATCGAACTCGCTGTCAGAGACGTGGATTACTTTGTCACTTGCCATTTTGTCCTTCTCCTTTTAGCTTGCCATAAAAAATGAGCAAATTCATAATTTTCGCTTTTCGTTCCTTGCGATCATATGATGATATTTTCCAAATTTGCCATTCTACTCTGCCGACCCCATAGTGACAAGGAGAAATTGATTAACCGCGTGAACACTGGCGATGACGCTGGTCTTCATTTTTTAATTTTGACAGGAAAACATAATTTATTATATAACTTATGCTTTTCTTGTGATGCAATGTTTCTTGCATATTTCTATAGGAGGTCCGATGAAGACAGAACATTCTATGCAGTTGTTTACAGATGCCAGGACACTGATTCCCGGCGGCGTCAATTCGCCGGTTCGGGCCTGTCGAGCCGTTGGGACAGACCCCTTATTTGTTGCTGAAGCATCAGGATGCACGATCACTGATGTTGACGGGAACCGTTTTGTCGACTTCGTTGGCTCCTGGGGGCCGATGATTGTCGGCCATGCTCATCCCGAAGTTGTAGAAGCTATCAGGAGTACGGCCGGTCGAGGGACGAGTTTCGGAGCTCCTTCTCCCCTGGAGATTGACCTGGCCGCTGAGGTGTGTGCAGCTGTTCCTTCACTTGAAAAGGTTCGTTTTGTCAACTCCGGCACCGAAGCAACCATGAGTGCCGTCCGGCTCGCCCGAGGATACACCGGGCGCAAGATGGTTGTGAAGTTTGACGGTTGTTACCATGGCCACGCGGATTCTTTTTTAGTCAAGGCAGGTTCAGGTCTGATAACGCTTGGTATACCTGGAAGCCCTGGTGTTCCTGATGATATTGTCAAAAATACCATTTCGATTCCATACAACGATGAGGCTGTGCTGGATGCGACTTTACGCAACCCGGAGCTTGATATCGCCTGTGTCATTGTTGAGCCGGTAGCCGGGAACATGGGAGTGGTGCCGCCGTCAGAAACCTTTTTGCAAAAACTTCGTCAACTGACCAGTGAACTTGGTATTGTCCTTATTTTTGATGAGGTCATTACCGGATTTCGTCTGGCACTGGGGGGTGCCCAGGAGTATTTTGATGTCACCCCTGATCTGACCTGCCTTGGGAAAATCATAGGAGGCGGTCTGCCGGTGGGGGCATATGGGGGGAGGAGTGATATTATGGACTTAATTGCCCCGGAGGGACCGGTCTATCAGGCCGGCACTTTATCGGGAAATCCACTTGCCATGGCAGCCGGGCTGGCTACGCTTGGCATTGTCAAGCAGCCTGGATTTTATAAGGAGCTGGAAGAGAAAAGCGAGTGGTTCGGTAATGCATTGAATGCGGTGGCTGCCTCCTTGTCGGTTCCGGTTGTTTTGAACAGGGTGGGTTCAATGATGACCTGTTTTTTTACCCCTGATCCGGTGACGGATTTCCAGAGTGCCTCGCATGCAGAGACCGATCTGTATGGAGAGTACTATCGTCAGATGCGATCCCAGGGGATCTGGTTGGCGCCATCGCAGTTCGAAGCACTTTTTGTTTCAGCAGCACATGAACGCAAGCACTTGGAAAAGGCACTGGTCGCGGCTGAATCCTCATTCAAAAAATTGATGAAATAGATTAAAATTTGTTGCCTTTGCCGGTTGAGCATGCTACCACTAGCCCTGATTGTTGCACCTGGATAGATAGACAGTGGGAGCGGAGATATTGAATGACCGCAAGGAGACATTCCGGCAATTGGCGCTGTACAGCCAGGCTGGAATGTCATTTGTGTTTTCCATTCTGATCGGTTTTGGGATGGGATGGATACTTGACCACAAAGTTTTTGCAGGAAAAACCGCCCCGTGGCTTACGTTTATTTTTTTCGGGTTTGGAGTTGCCGCTGGCTTTAAGGGGCTTTGGGATATGGCCAGGAAAATAGAAGATGAATGATCAGGCTTGTTCTGGAGAACCAAAGGACATCACTTGCATACTTACCCGGATAGTTGTCTGCAGCGCGATCCTGACGCTGATACTTGTGCTGGGAAGTTGGTTTGTGGCAGGCTGGCCGTTCGCACAGTCGCTCTTAATTGGTGCGGTGCTGGTCAATGGCAGTTTTCTGTTGTTGAAACGCGATGCCCAGCGATTGATACACAAAGTGAGCTTGAGTCAGACTGTGGAAACAGTGGTCATCGGCAGTGAAAAAACCAGGTTTTTTTTGAGAACCTTTGCCCGATTGACTGTTATCGGGCTCTTTTTGTTTGTGATAGCCAATCATATTCCCATTAATGTGGTTGGATTGATTTTTGGTTGTGTCACAGTTGTGGTGAGCATCGTCATTATTGGCTTAAGCGCTGGCAGGCGCTGGACGCTGAACAAAGTTTGAGGAGTGAGCAGGCTATGGAACATCCGATATTATTCATCTCTCTGATCCTTCAGGCGTTGGGGTTACCGGTGCCGCACACTCCGGTCGGAGCAACGCTTCTTGAGAAAATTTGTGAGCCGTATATGACCTATACCTGGATGGTCATGATCCTGCTGATCATAGTGCCGAGATTAACGATCGGGAAGCTGGAGATGGTGCCCGGCAGTGGACAGAATTTCTGGGAGGTGATGGTTGGCGGTTTGATGGATTTCTTTACCGAAAACCTTGGAGAGAAAGGGGCGAAGATGCTGTTCCCGATGATGGCCACCTTCTTTTTCTATATCATAATCTCCAATATGATCGGTCTTATTCCCGGGTTCATGTCGCCGACGTCCAGTATCAATATCACATTGGCCATGACCCTCATTGTCTGGGTGACTCATCACTTTCTTGGTTTTAAGTATCATGGTTTACGGTACTACAAGCACTTCATGGGGCCGAGCAAGGTAATGGCACCCTTCATGTTCTTGTTGGAGCTTATCAGTAACTTTGCACGACTGATCTCACTCTCCATGCGACTTTTTGGTAACATCCTCGCCAAAGAGGTTTTGCTCGGTGTTCTCTTTATGCTTGCCGGTGCATTTTTTGCCCCGCTGCCTATCCTCTGTCTTGGAGTTCTGGTCTCGGTGATCCAGGCAGTGGTGTTTGTTCTTCTTTCCCTGTTGTACTGTGCCGGAGCAATGGGGGAGGCGCATTAAATCGATTTTAATTTCCGTGTAACGGAGAAGAAGGCCAACATATTTCACTTATTTTGGAGGAACACAACAATGGATAAACTTAGTCTTGCCCTGATTTGCATC
It includes:
- the larB gene encoding nickel pincer cofactor biosynthesis protein LarB, yielding MNKRSLQELLKQIQDGSIEISQAMDRLRHWPVETLGEVRIDHHRDLRTGLPEAVFGETKTIPQLVEILSAMLKTPSVVLATRVDSKKAEAVCAQLPELTYHATARLLTGNKQYIPTGSGSGTVVVVTAGTSDLRVAEEARITLEWFGHTVATIYDAGVAGIHRILTQSPLLQQGRVIIVVAGMEGALPSVVAGLTGAPVIGVPSSVGYGVGAGGYSALFGMLTSCSPGLAVVNIDNGFGAACMAAAINRTP
- a CDS encoding AAA family ATPase — protein: MQRAEYMIVVFFGMTATGKSTLGRALAAYCSAPYFNTDMVRKELTGLQASHRQREEIGQGIYSCIFSEKTYQALLDRTNAEFIKGKRLVILDGSYSKRTDRDQVRELAARWGGGSMFIFCTCSEEEVRHRLAKRAADPSAVSDGRWEVYLHQQKTFEKPDLLDESDCLQLNTEQSTTDMVHWLTAQLCLSR
- a CDS encoding outer membrane protein assembly factor BamD, which produces MFLLITMSVCSGCSTFSGMFSKLTFGEEEEPKSLPPEELIVLGMDAYNTGNYSEAIKQFKIILDEHPFSTQAMLAQLKSADAHYYDKQYAEAKVFYKSFEERHPTNEAIPYVLFQTGMCDYNRTDRIDRDISGPKEAIKSFNRLINAYPQSPYAKEAKSRIKDATEFLVNHEYMVAVFYVRTARYDEARHRLKYLLTRYPDSSLAPKAEELLTHLEAGNKPEWGMNRWMPEFMTKAPSERKEEKEAENLPEIPPEVSEPLAPENAPELDNL
- the trxB gene encoding thioredoxin-disulfide reductase; this encodes MQHAQYQLIIVGGGPAGLTAGLYAARGRLKVLLLERGATGGQVLVTDWVDNYPGFVEGISGFDLMDKMTAHADRFGLEKRFATITSLELTDNIKTVVLENGEALTARTILLCTGAKPKKLEIPGEYTFAGRGVSYCATCDGPFYRHQKIAVVGGGNTAIQDALHLTKFADRVTVIHRRDTLRATKVLQEKAFCNSKIDFIWNTQVTAIKGDKNGVQSLSLKHRNDEESTLQVTGIFIFIGTTPNNELFPAGHLRTDAGGFIITDADMATSIPGVYAAGDICSKNFRQIINAAGEGAVAELAIEHYLGNQTLEQPLNCSE
- the trxA gene encoding thioredoxin — translated: MASDKVIHVSDSEFDSTVIGNALPCLVDFWAPWCGPCKAIGPAIDELAGEFEGKVVIAKMNVDDNPATPGKFGIRAIPTLILFKGGEVVDQITGAVGKTQLQELIKKAI
- the hemL gene encoding glutamate-1-semialdehyde 2,1-aminomutase — encoded protein: MKTEHSMQLFTDARTLIPGGVNSPVRACRAVGTDPLFVAEASGCTITDVDGNRFVDFVGSWGPMIVGHAHPEVVEAIRSTAGRGTSFGAPSPLEIDLAAEVCAAVPSLEKVRFVNSGTEATMSAVRLARGYTGRKMVVKFDGCYHGHADSFLVKAGSGLITLGIPGSPGVPDDIVKNTISIPYNDEAVLDATLRNPELDIACVIVEPVAGNMGVVPPSETFLQKLRQLTSELGIVLIFDEVITGFRLALGGAQEYFDVTPDLTCLGKIIGGGLPVGAYGGRSDIMDLIAPEGPVYQAGTLSGNPLAMAAGLATLGIVKQPGFYKELEEKSEWFGNALNAVAASLSVPVVLNRVGSMMTCFFTPDPVTDFQSASHAETDLYGEYYRQMRSQGIWLAPSQFEALFVSAAHERKHLEKALVAAESSFKKLMK
- a CDS encoding AtpZ/AtpI family protein, translating into MNDRKETFRQLALYSQAGMSFVFSILIGFGMGWILDHKVFAGKTAPWLTFIFFGFGVAAGFKGLWDMARKIEDE
- a CDS encoding ATP synthase subunit I; amino-acid sequence: MNDQACSGEPKDITCILTRIVVCSAILTLILVLGSWFVAGWPFAQSLLIGAVLVNGSFLLLKRDAQRLIHKVSLSQTVETVVIGSEKTRFFLRTFARLTVIGLFLFVIANHIPINVVGLIFGCVTVVVSIVIIGLSAGRRWTLNKV
- the atpB gene encoding F0F1 ATP synthase subunit A, whose protein sequence is MEHPILFISLILQALGLPVPHTPVGATLLEKICEPYMTYTWMVMILLIIVPRLTIGKLEMVPGSGQNFWEVMVGGLMDFFTENLGEKGAKMLFPMMATFFFYIIISNMIGLIPGFMSPTSSINITLAMTLIVWVTHHFLGFKYHGLRYYKHFMGPSKVMAPFMFLLELISNFARLISLSMRLFGNILAKEVLLGVLFMLAGAFFAPLPILCLGVLVSVIQAVVFVLLSLLYCAGAMGEAH